The Pseudodesulfovibrio sp. S3 nucleotide sequence TGAAGGACTGTGTATACACGCCGTTGATATGCCGCATTCCTGCGGAGAGATTTGCATCCGGGGTCTCAAGAAGCAAATGATAATGATTGCCCATCAAAATAAACGAATGGAAAACAAAATTAAATCTATCAGATACGGTTCCCAAAAGAGCAAGGAAGCCCTCTCGGTCCGAATCGTCTTCAAAAATCGGTAATCGCGCATTTCCGCGCGTCATCACATGATAAAATGCATCAGGATATTCTATGCGTAGTGGTCTTGTCATGCAGAGGGCATACAGGCAAAAAAACTTATAATTCAAGACCTGACCCCGTTCCTATACAAGACCTGACCCCGTTCCTATACTAAACTCACGAATCGAGTTCTCCTACCTGATCTTTAAGCAAGCCATCCAGATCATTTTCATATTTGTGGCGCTCTGGGTAGTAGACAGATTCAGGTATGTTGATGCTTTCATTAATCTTTTCTACTGCGTACTTTAAATCCAGGCAATCAATAGGGATTTTATTTGGATATGGGGGCTGTAAAGTTTTTATATGTTTTTTGAGCCCACAAAAAATACCCCAACACATTAGGTTTCCCCATTCGCCATGGACACTTTTCGTATCTAT carries:
- a CDS encoding transposase, translating into MTRPLRIEYPDAFYHVMTRGNARLPIFEDDSDREGFLALLGTVSDRFNFVFHSFILMGNHYHLLLETPDANLSAGMRHINGVYTQSFNRRHGRSGHVFQGRYKAILVDAEL